One Orrella dioscoreae genomic window carries:
- the trbL gene encoding P-type conjugative transfer protein TrbL has translation MNDVTVIDRFLATFSRYIDSGFGLLQGEVAFLTATLIVIDMTIAGLYWAMSHATGQGDDVIAKLLRKVLYVGAFAYIIINFNWLASIVFRSFAGLGLTASGSTMSMSDFLQPGRLAKTGIDAAAPILEQISDMAGFPEVFVNMTPIVVMFLAWAVVILCFFVLAIQLFITLIEFKLTTLAGFVLVPFALWNKTSFLAEKVLGNVVSSGIKVLVLAVIVGIGSGLFAEFQVHPDEPSIDHAVVIMLASLTLLALGIFGPGIATGLVSGAPQLGAGAMAGAAIGAAGAAVAVGAAATGVGGAVMAGARMAPAAAKLAGAGARAVTSAAGSAKSAFQAGSAAAGGGAKGAMAGLGSVAKGGAQAAGQRAGTGIKAAAAKAAAPFKAGWQGSGTDGGSGGGAASSGQATTGDTAGEANAQKQGQPDWAKRLQRRQRLTQATTTAAHTLRGGDGGGSGQGPSLRDSDS, from the coding sequence GTGACAGTGATCGACCGCTTTCTTGCCACCTTCTCGCGCTACATCGACTCGGGCTTTGGGCTGCTGCAGGGCGAAGTCGCATTCCTCACCGCCACGCTGATCGTCATCGACATGACCATCGCCGGGCTGTACTGGGCGATGAGCCACGCCACCGGCCAAGGCGATGACGTGATCGCCAAGCTGCTGCGCAAGGTGCTCTACGTCGGCGCCTTCGCCTACATCATCATCAACTTCAACTGGTTGGCCAGCATCGTGTTCCGCTCGTTCGCGGGCCTGGGCCTGACGGCCAGCGGCTCGACGATGAGCATGAGCGACTTCCTGCAACCGGGCCGCCTGGCCAAGACCGGCATCGACGCGGCCGCGCCGATCCTTGAGCAGATCAGCGACATGGCGGGCTTTCCCGAAGTGTTCGTGAACATGACGCCCATCGTGGTCATGTTCCTGGCCTGGGCGGTGGTGATCCTGTGTTTCTTCGTGCTGGCGATCCAGCTTTTCATCACCCTGATCGAGTTCAAGCTGACCACGCTCGCGGGCTTCGTGTTGGTGCCGTTCGCGCTGTGGAACAAGACTAGCTTCCTCGCCGAGAAAGTGTTGGGCAATGTGGTGTCGTCGGGCATCAAGGTGCTGGTGCTGGCCGTCATCGTCGGCATCGGCTCAGGCCTGTTTGCCGAGTTCCAGGTGCATCCCGACGAGCCGTCCATCGACCATGCGGTGGTCATCATGCTGGCCTCGCTCACGCTGCTGGCGCTGGGGATCTTCGGCCCTGGTATTGCCACCGGACTTGTCTCCGGCGCGCCGCAGCTTGGTGCAGGCGCGATGGCCGGTGCTGCTATCGGTGCAGCAGGCGCGGCGGTGGCCGTGGGTGCCGCTGCCACCGGCGTGGGCGGTGCCGTGATGGCCGGGGCACGCATGGCACCTGCTGCCGCCAAGCTGGCCGGGGCTGGCGCGCGGGCCGTGACCTCGGCGGCTGGCAGTGCGAAGTCGGCTTTCCAGGCTGGTTCTGCCGCTGCAGGCGGCGGAGCCAAAGGTGCGATGGCAGGGCTGGGTAGTGTTGCCAAAGGCGGCGCACAGGCGGCAGGCCAACGTGCAGGTACTGGTATCAAGGCAGCGGCGGCCAAGGCTGCCGCGCCATTCAAAGCAGGCTGGCAAGGCTCTGGCACCGATGGTGGTTCAGGTGGTGGTGCCGCCAGTTCCGGGCAGGCCACCACAGGCGATACCGCTGGCGAAGCCAACGCGCAGAAGCAGGGACAACCGGACTGGGCGAAGCGCCTGCAACGCCGCCAACGACTCACCCAGGCCACCACCACGGCCGCGCACACGCTGCGCGGTGGCGACGGCGGCGGTTCGGGCCAAGGCCCGAGCCTGCGCGATTCCGATAGCTGA
- the trbF gene encoding conjugal transfer protein TrbF, with protein sequence MRFKRPQVRYADTPQPATPYQAAAQVWDERIGSARVQAKNWRLMAFGCLTLALLMAGGLVWRSAQSIVTPYVIEVDQSGQVRTVGEAATPYRPTDAQTAHHIARFIGLVRSLSIDPIVVRQNWLDAYDYTTDRGAAVLNDYARVNDPFARIGKESVTVQITSVVRASDASFNVRWTERRYVNGAAAGLERWTAVVSIVQQTPRTEERLRRNPLGIYVNGLSWSRELDSSEGAKP encoded by the coding sequence ATGCGATTCAAACGACCGCAGGTGCGCTATGCCGACACGCCGCAGCCTGCCACCCCGTATCAAGCCGCCGCCCAGGTGTGGGACGAGCGCATCGGCTCGGCCCGCGTGCAGGCGAAGAATTGGCGGCTGATGGCTTTTGGCTGCTTGACGCTCGCGCTGCTGATGGCCGGTGGTCTGGTGTGGCGCTCGGCTCAATCCATCGTCACGCCCTATGTGATCGAGGTCGATCAGTCTGGCCAGGTGCGCACCGTGGGCGAAGCGGCCACGCCGTATCGGCCCACCGATGCGCAGACGGCGCACCACATCGCGCGCTTCATTGGTCTGGTGCGCTCGCTGTCCATCGACCCCATCGTCGTGCGCCAGAACTGGCTCGATGCCTACGACTACACCACCGACCGGGGCGCGGCGGTGCTCAACGACTATGCGCGGGTGAATGACCCGTTCGCCCGTATTGGCAAGGAGTCGGTGACGGTGCAGATCACCAGCGTGGTTCGCGCCAGCGATGCGTCGTTCAACGTGCGCTGGACGGAACGCCGCTACGTCAATGGCGCGGCGGCCGGGCTGGAGCGATGGACGGCGGTGGTGTCCATCGTGCAGCAGACCCCACGCACCGAAGAACGCCTGCGCCGCAACCCGCTGGGCATCTACGTCAATGGCCTGTCGTGGAGCCGTGAACTGGATTCTTCTGAAGGAGCCAAACCATGA